In a genomic window of Epinephelus fuscoguttatus linkage group LG23, E.fuscoguttatus.final_Chr_v1:
- the LOC125883744 gene encoding zinc finger protein OZF-like isoform X5, producing the protein MEEDKQNPEHRSNKVRRRQAAGSSSDSSDVEVQRGREECIRHHRDKSFTTSGSLKIHQRVQTGEKPYSCDQCEKTFLRCSALKAHQRIHIEGELSSFFQSGKDFTESGSSRKQDIDTAEKLFSCDQCEKAFTTLRSLKHHHRVHTAEKLHCCDQCGKTFLQRTSLETHQRIHTGEKPYSCDQCGKAFKHSGHLKVHQSIHTGEKLYSCDQCGKAFTHSGHFKVHQRSHTGEKPYGCDQCGKTFSQRTSLQTHQRIHTGKKPYSCNQCGKAFKWLGNLKDHQRSHAGEKPYSCDQCGKAFTHSGNLKTHQRSHTGEKPYSCDVCGKAFAQTGALKDHQRIHTGEKPYGCDQCGKKFSIKGHLKSHKHIHTGEKPYSCDQCGKAFSRSGALISHQRIHTGEKPYNCDQCGKAFSRSGVLISHQRIHTGEKPYWCDQCGRLFARCSHLRAHQCRHAGENPYSCD; encoded by the coding sequence gtacagagaggaagagaggaatgtATACGTCACCACCGTGACAAATCCTTCACAACATCTGGATCTTTAAAAATTCATCAAAGAGTTCAAactggagagaaaccatacagctgCGACCAAtgtgagaaaacatttttgcgCTGCAGTGCCCTCAAAGCCCATCAACGCATTCACATTGAAGGGGAACTGTCCAGTTTTTTCCAAAGTGGGAAGGATTTCACAGAGTCAGGGAGCTCaagaaaacaagacattgacacagcagagaaactgtttagctgtgatcaatgtgagAAAGCTTTCACCACTCTACGTAGCTTAAAACATCACCACCgtgttcacactgcagagaagtTGCACTGCTGTGACCAATGTGGGAAAACGTTTTTACAACGCACGTCCCTTGAAACTCACCAAAgaattcacacaggagagaaaccgtacagctgtgatcaatgtggcaaagctTTTAAACACTCAGGTCACTTAAAAGTCCACCAAagtattcacacaggagagaaactgtatagctgtgatcaatgtggcaaagctTTTACACACTCAGGTCACTTTAAAGTCCACCAACGtagtcacacaggagagaaaccatacgGGTGCGACCAATGTGGGAAAACGTTTTCACAGCGCACGTCCCTTCAAACTCACCAAAGAATTCACACAGGAAAGAAACCGTACAGCTGTAATCAATGTGGCAAAGCTTTCAAATGGTTAGGAAACTTGAAAGACCATCAACGCAGTcacgcaggagagaaaccatacagctgtgatcaatgtggcaaagctTTTACACACTCCGGTAACTTGAAAACCCATCAACGcagtcacacaggagagaagccaTACAGCTGTGATGTATGTGGCAAAGCTTTTGCACAGACAGGGGCCTTAAAAGACCATCAAcgtattcacacaggagagaaaccatacgGGTGCGACCAATGTGGGAAGAAGTTTTCCATAAAGGGACACTTAAAATCTCATAAAcatattcacacaggagagaaaccatacagctgtgatcaatgtggcaaagccTTTTCACGGTCAGGGGCCTTAATAAGCCACCAAcgtattcacacaggagagaaaccttacaactgtgatcaatgtggcaaagccTTTTCACGGTCAGGTGTCTTAATAAGCCACCAAcgtattcacacaggagagaaaccgtacTGGTGTGATCAATGTGGAAGATTATTTGCCCGGTGCAGTCATTTGAGAGCCCACCAATGCCGGCATGCAGGAGAGAACCCGTACAGCTGTGACTAG